In Sander vitreus isolate 19-12246 chromosome 7, sanVit1, whole genome shotgun sequence, a genomic segment contains:
- the csde1 gene encoding cold shock domain-containing protein E1 isoform X6, translated as MSFDPGMLHNNGHTAYANGTGPGIRETGVVEKLLTSYGFIQCSERQARLFFHCSQYNGNLQELKIGDDVEFEVSSDRRTGKPIAVKLLKIKPEVLPEERISGQVGPDLHAYPFTVLHGYIHPVVSAIPVHLDGKSAPGQVPTGSVCYERNGEVFYLTYTPDDVEGNIHLDTGDKVSFYMETNKHTGAVSARNIQLVKKKQMRCQGVVCATKEAFGFIERADVVKEIFFHYSEFKGDLEALQAGDDVEFTIKDRNGKEVATDVRLLPQGTVIFEDISIEQFEGTVVKVIPKVPTKNQNDPLPGRISSRIGFTDKELPFGEKDTKSKVTLLEGDHIQFNISTDRRDKLERATNIDILPDTFEFTKETREMGVIAAIRDGFGFIKCVDRDARMFFHFSEVLEESQLHISDEVEFTVVPVGPVYKLFTKDMLSAQRNHAVRIKKLPKGTVSFHTQSEQRFMGVVEKEVVATTTKNASPTKSKEKEAEEGVIAYEDCGVKLTVPYHNKDLEGGGYPQVGDKVEFSINEVKRTGQQSAVSIRVLNRNASNAKRLLGFVATLKDNFGFIETANHDQEIFFHYSEMCGDLENLELGDTVEYTLSKGKGNKVSAEKVTKVAAVNGISEDVGATATMGKVIRPLRSVDPSQTEYQGLIEVTEEGATKGQNYPFGIMGMSNKADCLQKGELVKFQVCTVAQTGQKMACNVVPQRRAMVECVKDQFGFITYEVGESKKLFFHVKEVQDGLELQTGDEVEFSVVLNQRTGKCSACNVRRVSEGPKQVATPRPDRLVNRLKSITLDDASAPRLVIVRQPRGPDNSKGFNVERKTRQPGVID; from the exons ATGAGTTTCGACCCAGGCATGCTCCATAACAATGGACATACTGCGTACGCCAATGGCACAGGGCCTGGCATTAGAGAGACTGGTGTGGTGGAGAAGCTTCTGACTTCCTACGGGTTCATCCAGTGCTCCGAACGTCAGGCTCGTCTCTTCTTCCACTGCTCCCAGTACAATGGCAACCTGCAGGAGCTTAAAATAGGAG ATGATGTAGAGTTTGAGGTATCCTCTGACAGGCGCACTGGCAAGCCCATAGCAGTGAAGCTGCTAAAGATAAAGCCAGAGGTGCTGCCAGAGGAGCGCATCTCGGGCCAGGTGGGGCCAGACCTGCACGCCTATCCCTTTACTGTGCTGCATGGTTATATTCATCCA GTTGTCTCTGCAATCCCAGTGCACTTGGATGGAAAGTCTGCTCCCGGCCAGGTGCCCACTGGCAGTGTTTGttatgaaagaaatggg GAAGTGTTTTACCTTACCTATACTCCTGATGATGTGGAGGGGAATATCCACCTGGACACAGGCGACAAAGTCAGCTTTTATATGGAAACCAACAAGCA TACTGGTGCAGTCAGTGCTCGTAATATTCAACTTGTGAAGAAAAAGCAAATGAGATGCCAGGGTGTGGTGTGTGCTACAAAG GAGGCCTTTGGATTCATTGAGAGGGCAGATGTGGTGAAGGAGATCTTCTTTCACTACAGCGAGTTCAAGGGTGATCTGGAGGCTCTGCAGGCTGGAGATGATGTTGAGTTCACCATCAAAGACCGTAAT GGTAAAGAAGTAGCCACAGACGTAAGGCTGCTCCCCCAAGGAACAGTCATCTTTGAGGATATCAGCATCGAGCAGTTCGAAGGCACTGTTGTTAAGGTCATTCCCAAGGTTCCCACCAAAAACCAG AACGACCCTCTGCCAGGCCGCATCAGTTCCCGGATTGGTTTCACTGACAAGGAACTGCCGTTTGGCGAGAAAGACACAAAGTCCAAGGTGACCCTTTTGGAGGGAGACCACATACAGTTCAACATCTCCACCGACCGCAGAGACAAGCTGGAGAGGGCTACCAACATCGACATCCTCCCAGACACCTTCGAATTCACCAAGGAGACCCGTGAAATG GGGGTGATTGCGGCTATACGCGATGGCTTTGGCTTCATTAAGTGTGTGGATCGGGATGCCAGGATGTTCTTTCACTTCAGTGAAGTCCTGGAGGAAAGCCAACTGCACATCTCAGATGAAGTGGAGTTCACTGTTGTGCCTGTAGGTCCTGTTTATAAGCTTTTCACAAAA GATATGCTATCAGCTCAGAGGAACCATGCAGTGCGCATCAAGAAGCTGCCAAAGGGCACAGTGTCCTTCCATACCCAGTCTGAGCAACGCTTTATGGGTGTGGTGGAGAAGGAAGTTGTGGCAACCACCACCAAGAATGCAAGTCCCACCAAGAGCAAGGAAAAG GAAGCTGAGGAAGGAGTGATTGCCTATGAAGACTGTGGAGTGAAGCTCACCGTGCCATACCATAACAAGGACCTAGAGGGGGGAGGATACCCACAGGTCGGAGACAAG GTGGAGTTCTCCATCAACGAAGTGAAGCGAACTGGCCAGCAGAGCGCCGTCTCCATTAGGGTCCTCAACCGTAATGCCTCCAATGCCAAGAGACTGCTTGGATTTGTTGCCACACTGAAGGACAACTTTGGCTTCATTGAGACAGCAAATCATGACCAGGAGATTTTCTTTCACTATAG TGAAATGTGTGGTGACCTGGAGAACTTGGAGCTGGGCGACACAGTGGAGTACACTCTCTCTAAGGGAAAAGGAAACAAAGTCAGTGCTGAAAAGGTTACCAAAGTGGCTGCAG TGAATGGCATTAGTGAGGATGTTGGTGCGACAGCGACGATGGGGAAAGTTATCCGTCCCTTACGCAGTGTGGACCCTTCCCAGACTGAATACCAAGGGCTTATTGAAGTCACAGAGGAAG GTGCAACTAAAGGTCAGAATTATCCCTTTGGAATCATGGGTATGTCAAACAAGGCTGATTGTCTGCAGAAAGGAGAACTTGTTAAGTTCCAGGTTTGCACAGTAGCCCAAACTGGTCAGAAGATGGCCTGTAATGTGGTCCCTCAGCGTAGAGCCATGGTGGAGTGTGTCAAAGACCAG TTTGGCTTCATCACATATGAAGTGGGCGAGAGCAAGAAGCTGTTCTTCCATGTGAAAGAAGTGCAAGATGGCCTAGAGCTTCAGACCGGGGATGAGGTGGAGTTCTCGGTTGTCCTCAATCAACGCACAGGGAAATGTAGTGCCTGCAACGTGCGCCGAGTCAG TGAGGGGCCTAAACAGGTGGCCACTCCGCGTCCAGATCGTCTGGTAAACCGATTAAAGAGCATCACTCTTGACGACGCCAGTGCTCCTCGCCTGGTGATTGTAAGACAGCCCCGTGGTCCTGACAATTCAAAG GGCTTTAATGTGGAGCGCAAGACTCGCCAGCCTGGTGTCATTGACTGA
- the csde1 gene encoding cold shock domain-containing protein E1 isoform X7 — MGSPWKGFVEFTLPASPPTAFVSADLSSTSPVGLSLSPYGRSMSFDPGMLHNNGHTAYANGTGPGIRETGVVEKLLTSYGFIQCSERQARLFFHCSQYNGNLQELKIGDDVEFEVSSDRRTGKPIAVKLLKIKPEVLPEERISGQVGPDLHAYPFTVLHGYIHPVVSAIPVHLDGKSAPGQVPTGSVCYERNGEVFYLTYTPDDVEGNIHLDTGDKVSFYMETNKHTGAVSARNIQLVKKKQMRCQGVVCATKEAFGFIERADVVKEIFFHYSEFKGDLEALQAGDDVEFTIKDRNGKEVATDVRLLPQGTVIFEDISIEQFEGTVVKVIPKVPTKNQNDPLPGRISSRIGFTDKELPFGEKDTKSKVTLLEGDHIQFNISTDRRDKLERATNIDILPDTFEFTKETREMGVIAAIRDGFGFIKCVDRDARMFFHFSEVLEESQLHISDEVEFTVVPVGPVYKLFTKDMLSAQRNHAVRIKKLPKGTVSFHTQSEQRFMGVVEKEVVATTTKNASPTKSKEKEAEEGVIAYEDCGVKLTVPYHNKDLEGGGYPQVGDKVEFSINEVKRTGQQSAVSIRVLNRNASNAKRLLGFVATLKDNFGFIETANHDQEIFFHYSEMCGDLENLELGDTVEYTLSKGKGNKVSAEKVTKVAAVNGISEDVGATATMGKVIRPLRSVDPSQTEYQGLIEVTEEGATKGQNYPFGIMGMSNKADCLQKGELVKFQVCTVAQTGQKMACNVVPQRRAMVECVKDQVMLE, encoded by the exons ATGGGCAGCCCCTGGAAAGGCTTTGTTGAGTTTACCTTGCCTGCGTCGCCACCCACCGCGTTTGTTAGCGCTGACCTGAGCAGCACCTCCCCTGTCGGACTCAGCCTGTCGCCATATGGCCGATCT ATGAGTTTCGACCCAGGCATGCTCCATAACAATGGACATACTGCGTACGCCAATGGCACAGGGCCTGGCATTAGAGAGACTGGTGTGGTGGAGAAGCTTCTGACTTCCTACGGGTTCATCCAGTGCTCCGAACGTCAGGCTCGTCTCTTCTTCCACTGCTCCCAGTACAATGGCAACCTGCAGGAGCTTAAAATAGGAG ATGATGTAGAGTTTGAGGTATCCTCTGACAGGCGCACTGGCAAGCCCATAGCAGTGAAGCTGCTAAAGATAAAGCCAGAGGTGCTGCCAGAGGAGCGCATCTCGGGCCAGGTGGGGCCAGACCTGCACGCCTATCCCTTTACTGTGCTGCATGGTTATATTCATCCA GTTGTCTCTGCAATCCCAGTGCACTTGGATGGAAAGTCTGCTCCCGGCCAGGTGCCCACTGGCAGTGTTTGttatgaaagaaatggg GAAGTGTTTTACCTTACCTATACTCCTGATGATGTGGAGGGGAATATCCACCTGGACACAGGCGACAAAGTCAGCTTTTATATGGAAACCAACAAGCA TACTGGTGCAGTCAGTGCTCGTAATATTCAACTTGTGAAGAAAAAGCAAATGAGATGCCAGGGTGTGGTGTGTGCTACAAAG GAGGCCTTTGGATTCATTGAGAGGGCAGATGTGGTGAAGGAGATCTTCTTTCACTACAGCGAGTTCAAGGGTGATCTGGAGGCTCTGCAGGCTGGAGATGATGTTGAGTTCACCATCAAAGACCGTAAT GGTAAAGAAGTAGCCACAGACGTAAGGCTGCTCCCCCAAGGAACAGTCATCTTTGAGGATATCAGCATCGAGCAGTTCGAAGGCACTGTTGTTAAGGTCATTCCCAAGGTTCCCACCAAAAACCAG AACGACCCTCTGCCAGGCCGCATCAGTTCCCGGATTGGTTTCACTGACAAGGAACTGCCGTTTGGCGAGAAAGACACAAAGTCCAAGGTGACCCTTTTGGAGGGAGACCACATACAGTTCAACATCTCCACCGACCGCAGAGACAAGCTGGAGAGGGCTACCAACATCGACATCCTCCCAGACACCTTCGAATTCACCAAGGAGACCCGTGAAATG GGGGTGATTGCGGCTATACGCGATGGCTTTGGCTTCATTAAGTGTGTGGATCGGGATGCCAGGATGTTCTTTCACTTCAGTGAAGTCCTGGAGGAAAGCCAACTGCACATCTCAGATGAAGTGGAGTTCACTGTTGTGCCTGTAGGTCCTGTTTATAAGCTTTTCACAAAA GATATGCTATCAGCTCAGAGGAACCATGCAGTGCGCATCAAGAAGCTGCCAAAGGGCACAGTGTCCTTCCATACCCAGTCTGAGCAACGCTTTATGGGTGTGGTGGAGAAGGAAGTTGTGGCAACCACCACCAAGAATGCAAGTCCCACCAAGAGCAAGGAAAAG GAAGCTGAGGAAGGAGTGATTGCCTATGAAGACTGTGGAGTGAAGCTCACCGTGCCATACCATAACAAGGACCTAGAGGGGGGAGGATACCCACAGGTCGGAGACAAG GTGGAGTTCTCCATCAACGAAGTGAAGCGAACTGGCCAGCAGAGCGCCGTCTCCATTAGGGTCCTCAACCGTAATGCCTCCAATGCCAAGAGACTGCTTGGATTTGTTGCCACACTGAAGGACAACTTTGGCTTCATTGAGACAGCAAATCATGACCAGGAGATTTTCTTTCACTATAG TGAAATGTGTGGTGACCTGGAGAACTTGGAGCTGGGCGACACAGTGGAGTACACTCTCTCTAAGGGAAAAGGAAACAAAGTCAGTGCTGAAAAGGTTACCAAAGTGGCTGCAG TGAATGGCATTAGTGAGGATGTTGGTGCGACAGCGACGATGGGGAAAGTTATCCGTCCCTTACGCAGTGTGGACCCTTCCCAGACTGAATACCAAGGGCTTATTGAAGTCACAGAGGAAG GTGCAACTAAAGGTCAGAATTATCCCTTTGGAATCATGGGTATGTCAAACAAGGCTGATTGTCTGCAGAAAGGAGAACTTGTTAAGTTCCAGGTTTGCACAGTAGCCCAAACTGGTCAGAAGATGGCCTGTAATGTGGTCCCTCAGCGTAGAGCCATGGTGGAGTGTGTCAAAGACCAG GTTATGCTGGAATGA
- the csde1 gene encoding cold shock domain-containing protein E1 isoform X3 codes for MGSPWKGFVEFTLPASPPTAFVSADLSSTSPVGLSLSPYGRSMSFDPGMLHNNGHTAYANGTGPGIRETGVVEKLLTSYGFIQCSERQARLFFHCSQYNGNLQELKIGDDVEFEVSSDRRTGKPIAVKLLKIKPEVLPEERISGQVGPDLHAYPFTVLHGYIHPVVSAIPVHLDGKSAPGQVPTGSVCYERNGEVFYLTYTPDDVEGNIHLDTGDKVSFYMETNKHTGAVSARNIQLVKKKQMRCQGVVCATKEAFGFIERADVVKEIFFHYSEFKGDLEALQAGDDVEFTIKDRNGKEVATDVRLLPQGTVIFEDISIEQFEGTVVKVIPKVPTKNQNDPLPGRISSRIGFTDKELPFGEKDTKSKVTLLEGDHIQFNISTDRRDKLERATNIDILPDTFEFTKETREMGVIAAIRDGFGFIKCVDRDARMFFHFSEVLEESQLHISDEVEFTVVPDMLSAQRNHAVRIKKLPKGTVSFHTQSEQRFMGVVEKEVVATTTKNASPTKSKEKEAEEGVIAYEDCGVKLTVPYHNKDLEGGGYPQVGDKVEFSINEVKRTGQQSAVSIRVLNRNASNAKRLLGFVATLKDNFGFIETANHDQEIFFHYSEMCGDLENLELGDTVEYTLSKGKGNKVSAEKVTKVAAVNGISEDVGATATMGKVIRPLRSVDPSQTEYQGLIEVTEEGATKGQNYPFGIMGMSNKADCLQKGELVKFQVCTVAQTGQKMACNVVPQRRAMVECVKDQFGFITYEVGESKKLFFHVKEVQDGLELQTGDEVEFSVVLNQRTGKCSACNVRRVSEGPKQVATPRPDRLVNRLKSITLDDASAPRLVIVRQPRGPDNSKGFNVERKTRQPGVID; via the exons ATGGGCAGCCCCTGGAAAGGCTTTGTTGAGTTTACCTTGCCTGCGTCGCCACCCACCGCGTTTGTTAGCGCTGACCTGAGCAGCACCTCCCCTGTCGGACTCAGCCTGTCGCCATATGGCCGATCT ATGAGTTTCGACCCAGGCATGCTCCATAACAATGGACATACTGCGTACGCCAATGGCACAGGGCCTGGCATTAGAGAGACTGGTGTGGTGGAGAAGCTTCTGACTTCCTACGGGTTCATCCAGTGCTCCGAACGTCAGGCTCGTCTCTTCTTCCACTGCTCCCAGTACAATGGCAACCTGCAGGAGCTTAAAATAGGAG ATGATGTAGAGTTTGAGGTATCCTCTGACAGGCGCACTGGCAAGCCCATAGCAGTGAAGCTGCTAAAGATAAAGCCAGAGGTGCTGCCAGAGGAGCGCATCTCGGGCCAGGTGGGGCCAGACCTGCACGCCTATCCCTTTACTGTGCTGCATGGTTATATTCATCCA GTTGTCTCTGCAATCCCAGTGCACTTGGATGGAAAGTCTGCTCCCGGCCAGGTGCCCACTGGCAGTGTTTGttatgaaagaaatggg GAAGTGTTTTACCTTACCTATACTCCTGATGATGTGGAGGGGAATATCCACCTGGACACAGGCGACAAAGTCAGCTTTTATATGGAAACCAACAAGCA TACTGGTGCAGTCAGTGCTCGTAATATTCAACTTGTGAAGAAAAAGCAAATGAGATGCCAGGGTGTGGTGTGTGCTACAAAG GAGGCCTTTGGATTCATTGAGAGGGCAGATGTGGTGAAGGAGATCTTCTTTCACTACAGCGAGTTCAAGGGTGATCTGGAGGCTCTGCAGGCTGGAGATGATGTTGAGTTCACCATCAAAGACCGTAAT GGTAAAGAAGTAGCCACAGACGTAAGGCTGCTCCCCCAAGGAACAGTCATCTTTGAGGATATCAGCATCGAGCAGTTCGAAGGCACTGTTGTTAAGGTCATTCCCAAGGTTCCCACCAAAAACCAG AACGACCCTCTGCCAGGCCGCATCAGTTCCCGGATTGGTTTCACTGACAAGGAACTGCCGTTTGGCGAGAAAGACACAAAGTCCAAGGTGACCCTTTTGGAGGGAGACCACATACAGTTCAACATCTCCACCGACCGCAGAGACAAGCTGGAGAGGGCTACCAACATCGACATCCTCCCAGACACCTTCGAATTCACCAAGGAGACCCGTGAAATG GGGGTGATTGCGGCTATACGCGATGGCTTTGGCTTCATTAAGTGTGTGGATCGGGATGCCAGGATGTTCTTTCACTTCAGTGAAGTCCTGGAGGAAAGCCAACTGCACATCTCAGATGAAGTGGAGTTCACTGTTGTGCCT GATATGCTATCAGCTCAGAGGAACCATGCAGTGCGCATCAAGAAGCTGCCAAAGGGCACAGTGTCCTTCCATACCCAGTCTGAGCAACGCTTTATGGGTGTGGTGGAGAAGGAAGTTGTGGCAACCACCACCAAGAATGCAAGTCCCACCAAGAGCAAGGAAAAG GAAGCTGAGGAAGGAGTGATTGCCTATGAAGACTGTGGAGTGAAGCTCACCGTGCCATACCATAACAAGGACCTAGAGGGGGGAGGATACCCACAGGTCGGAGACAAG GTGGAGTTCTCCATCAACGAAGTGAAGCGAACTGGCCAGCAGAGCGCCGTCTCCATTAGGGTCCTCAACCGTAATGCCTCCAATGCCAAGAGACTGCTTGGATTTGTTGCCACACTGAAGGACAACTTTGGCTTCATTGAGACAGCAAATCATGACCAGGAGATTTTCTTTCACTATAG TGAAATGTGTGGTGACCTGGAGAACTTGGAGCTGGGCGACACAGTGGAGTACACTCTCTCTAAGGGAAAAGGAAACAAAGTCAGTGCTGAAAAGGTTACCAAAGTGGCTGCAG TGAATGGCATTAGTGAGGATGTTGGTGCGACAGCGACGATGGGGAAAGTTATCCGTCCCTTACGCAGTGTGGACCCTTCCCAGACTGAATACCAAGGGCTTATTGAAGTCACAGAGGAAG GTGCAACTAAAGGTCAGAATTATCCCTTTGGAATCATGGGTATGTCAAACAAGGCTGATTGTCTGCAGAAAGGAGAACTTGTTAAGTTCCAGGTTTGCACAGTAGCCCAAACTGGTCAGAAGATGGCCTGTAATGTGGTCCCTCAGCGTAGAGCCATGGTGGAGTGTGTCAAAGACCAG TTTGGCTTCATCACATATGAAGTGGGCGAGAGCAAGAAGCTGTTCTTCCATGTGAAAGAAGTGCAAGATGGCCTAGAGCTTCAGACCGGGGATGAGGTGGAGTTCTCGGTTGTCCTCAATCAACGCACAGGGAAATGTAGTGCCTGCAACGTGCGCCGAGTCAG TGAGGGGCCTAAACAGGTGGCCACTCCGCGTCCAGATCGTCTGGTAAACCGATTAAAGAGCATCACTCTTGACGACGCCAGTGCTCCTCGCCTGGTGATTGTAAGACAGCCCCGTGGTCCTGACAATTCAAAG GGCTTTAATGTGGAGCGCAAGACTCGCCAGCCTGGTGTCATTGACTGA